In Manis pentadactyla isolate mManPen7 chromosome 11, mManPen7.hap1, whole genome shotgun sequence, one DNA window encodes the following:
- the ZFP36L1 gene encoding mRNA decay activator protein ZFP36L1: MTTTLVSATIFDLSEVLCKGNKMLNYSTPSAGGCLLDRKAVGTPAGGGFPRRHSVTLPSSKFHQNQLLSSLKGEPAPALSSRDSRFRDRSFSEGGERLLPTQKQPGNGQVNSSRYKTELCRPFEENGACKYGDKCQFAHGIHELRSLTRHPKYKTELCRTFHTIGFCPYGPRCHFIHNAEERRALAGARDLSADRPRLQHSFSFAGFPSAAATAAATGLLDSPTSITPPPILSADDLLGSPTLPDGTNNPFAFSSQELASLFAPSMGLPGGGSPTTFLFRPMSESPHMFDSPPSPQDSLSDQEGYLSSSSSSHSGSDSPTLDNSRRLPIFSRLSISDD; the protein is encoded by the exons ATGACCACCACCCTCGTGTCTGCTACCATCTTCGACTTGAGCGAAGTTTTATGCAAG ggTAACAAGATGCTCAACTACAGTACTCCCAGTGCAGGGGGGTGCCTGCTGGACAGGAAGGCAGTGGGCACCCCTGCCGGTGGGGGCTTCCCCCGGAGGCACTCGGTCACCTTGCCCAGTTCCAAGTTCCACCAGAACCAGCTCCTCAGCAGCCTCAAGGGTGAGCCGGCCCCAGCTCTGAGTTCTCGGGATAGCCGCTTCCGAGACCGCTCTTTCTCAGAAGGGGGTGAGCGGCTGCTGCCCACTCAGAAGCAGCCTGGGAATGGCCAGGTCAACTCCAGCCGCTACAAGACGGAGCTGTGCCGCCCCTTTGAGGAGAACGGTGCCTGTAAGTACGGGGACAAGTGCCAGTTCGCCCATGGCATCCATGAGCTCCGAAGCCTAACCCGCCACCCCAAGTACAAGACCGAGCTGTGCCGCACCTTCCACACCATTGGCTTTTGCCCCTATGGGCCCCGCTGCCACTTCATCCACAACGCTGAGGAGCGCCGTGCCCTGGCCGGGGCCCGGGACCTCTCTGCTGACCGGCCCCGCCTGCAGCATAGCTTCAGCTTCGCTGGGTTTCCCAGTGCTGCTGCCACGGCCGCTGCCACGGGGCTGCTGGACAGCCCCACGTCCATCACCCCACCCCCCATCCTGAGCGCGGATGACCTCCTGGGCTCACCCACCCTGCCAGACGGCACCAATAACCCCTTTGCCTTCTCCAGCCAGGAGCTGGCGAGCCTCTTTGCCCCTAGCATGGGGCTGCCTGGGGGTGGCTCCCCCACCACCTTCCTATTCCGGCCCATGTCCGAGTCCCCTCACATGTTTGACTCTCCCCCCAGCCCTCAGGATTCTCTTTCGGACCAGGAGGGCTACCTGAGCAGCTCCAGCAGCAGCCACAGCGGCTCAGACTCCCCTACCTTGGACAACTCAAGACGCCTGCCCATTTTCAGCAGACTTTCCATCTCAGATGACTAA